In the genome of Falsirhodobacter halotolerans, one region contains:
- a CDS encoding exopolysaccharide biosynthesis protein yields the protein MQPELEDPPRRRLSQVLEDIAHDPDRTRVSVADLVTAMQGRAFGALILIFALPNVIPTPPGTSAILGLPLIFLSAQLMLGRLPWLPGFIANRSLERGAFAALVTKMTPVLARAERLLSPRLTFMITPAMQQLIGVGLLVLSVVLALPIPLGNMLPAMAITIICLGILERDGLWVILGVLLGIVSLIVVWGVIWALVAAVVFLIQNAFG from the coding sequence ATGCAGCCCGAACTTGAAGATCCGCCCCGCCGCCGTCTGTCGCAGGTGCTGGAGGACATCGCCCACGACCCCGACCGCACGCGCGTGTCGGTGGCCGATCTTGTGACGGCGATGCAGGGCCGGGCCTTCGGGGCGCTGATCCTGATCTTCGCGTTGCCCAACGTGATCCCGACGCCACCCGGGACCTCGGCCATCCTTGGGCTGCCGCTGATCTTCCTGTCGGCGCAACTGATGCTGGGGCGGCTGCCGTGGTTGCCGGGGTTCATCGCCAATCGGTCGCTGGAACGCGGGGCCTTTGCGGCGCTGGTGACCAAGATGACCCCGGTTCTGGCGCGGGCGGAACGGCTGTTGTCCCCGCGACTGACCTTCATGATCACCCCCGCGATGCAGCAATTGATCGGCGTGGGGCTTCTGGTGCTGTCGGTGGTGCTGGCATTGCCGATCCCCTTGGGCAACATGCTGCCCGCCATGGCGATCACCATCATCTGCCTGGGCATACTGGAGCGGGACGGGCTGTGGGTGATCCTGGGCGTTCTGCTGGGGATCGTATCGCTGATCGTGGTCTGGGGGGTGATCTGGGCCCTGGTCGCGGCGGTGGTGTTCCTGATCCAGAACGCCTTCGGCTGA
- the recR gene encoding recombination mediator RecR, with protein sequence MTDAPGGIQTLIDLMARLPGLGPRSARRAVLMMLKKRGQVMAPLAQAMAEVALNARDCLRCGNISDSDLCPICRDDRRANGEICVVEDVADLWAMERGRAFGGRYHVLGGTLSALDAVGPEDLRLPKLVERLAEEEVREVILALNATVDGQTTAHYIADLLEGRVRVTSLAQGVPVGGELDHLDDGTIGAALRARRSV encoded by the coding sequence CCTGCCGGGTCTGGGGCCGCGTTCGGCGCGCCGCGCGGTGCTGATGATGCTGAAAAAGCGGGGGCAGGTGATGGCCCCGCTGGCGCAGGCGATGGCCGAAGTGGCGCTGAACGCGCGCGACTGCCTGCGCTGCGGCAATATCTCGGACAGCGATCTGTGCCCGATCTGCCGCGATGACCGGCGGGCCAATGGCGAGATCTGCGTGGTGGAGGATGTGGCCGACCTGTGGGCGATGGAACGGGGGCGCGCCTTTGGCGGGCGCTATCACGTTCTGGGCGGCACGCTGTCGGCGCTCGATGCCGTGGGGCCGGAGGATCTGCGCCTGCCCAAGCTGGTGGAGCGGCTGGCCGAGGAGGAGGTGCGGGAGGTGATCCTTGCGCTGAACGCCACCGTGGATGGCCAGACCACCGCCCATTACATCGCCGATCTGCTGGAGGGGCGGGTGCGTGTCACCTCGCTGGCCCAAGGGGTTCCTGTGGGGGGCGAGCTGGACCATCTGGACGACGGCACCATCGGCGCCGCCCTGCGCGCCCGCCGGTCGGTCTGA